TGAACTGTCCTCGCACGGCATAACCGTGGCCACGCAGGTCGAATTGCCCGTACGCTACAAGGGGGTCCTCCTCGATTGCGGCTATCGCATAGACGTGCTGGTTGATGACCAGATCATCATCGAAGTCAAGTCCGTGGACAAAGTGATGCCGATTCACGAGGCCCAATTGCTGACCTATCTCAAGCTCGCAAAGAAGCGCATCGGACTGCTCATGAACTTCAACACGGTCCGATTGAAAGACGGCATCAGCCGATTTGTGCTGTGAAGATTCACCACGAAGGGCACGAAGGGCACGAAGGGCGCGAAGAAAGAAGGAGATTGCCGGGTGGTAAATGGATAACAATAGGGTTGGTGGTGTTTTGTTGTTGAAAAAGTCGGTTGTGCGAATCTGAAACTTGAACAATACAATGAATATGCACACTCACTGCTGTCCAAATTAGGACGGACTTGAGTTCACGACCCGCATAGAATAAGGGC
This is a stretch of genomic DNA from Candidatus Hydrogenedentota bacterium. It encodes these proteins:
- a CDS encoding GxxExxY protein; translated protein: MEFDALSNRVIGCAIEAHRELGPGLLESTYEKCLAYELSSHGITVATQVELPVRYKGVLLDCGYRIDVLVDDQIIIEVKSVDKVMPIHEAQLLTYLKLAKKRIGLLMNFNTVRLKDGISRFVL